One window of the Tetragenococcus koreensis genome contains the following:
- a CDS encoding MDR family MFS transporter, which translates to MGNEQPLDIHGKPYNRSIIVAILMVGSFCTVLNQTLLNTAFPTLMRTFDISASDVQWLTTGFLLVNGIMIPITAWMINKFSSKNLYLFAMMVFLIGTITCFIAPTFSVLLIGRLVQAAGVGISMPLLQNIMYTIFPPERRGAAMGMVGIVIALAPALGPTLSGWVIDHYSWRQLFGIVIPIVVLVLIMSFFLMRSVIPLSNPKIDLLSVVLSTIGFGSLLYGFSSVGNNGWGSFEVIGFIGLGAIVLVFFVWRQLHIENPLLELRVFKSSTFTLAAILAGVTNMAMIGVSMVVPMYIQNIHGESALQSGLMLLPGALVVGVMNPITGSIFDKYGAKRLAIIGMFLLTCSTAPFAFLTENTPAAYIIILYVVRMFGISMVMMPVTTSGMNSLPAKLISHGTAVNNTFRQVASSIGTAILISVLTNVTNNNLPKESMLEKTPLAYGQQALGATLSGYRAAFLVAILFCIVGFGLTFFIKGSSKSKEAHV; encoded by the coding sequence ATGGGAAACGAACAACCACTTGATATTCATGGAAAACCATATAATCGTAGCATTATCGTAGCGATTTTAATGGTCGGCAGTTTTTGTACGGTATTGAACCAAACATTATTAAACACTGCTTTTCCAACTTTAATGCGTACTTTTGATATTTCAGCTTCTGATGTACAGTGGCTGACTACTGGATTTTTATTAGTAAATGGGATTATGATCCCTATTACCGCTTGGATGATTAATAAATTTAGTTCAAAAAATTTATATTTATTTGCCATGATGGTTTTTTTGATTGGAACAATCACTTGTTTTATAGCACCTACTTTTTCGGTGCTTTTGATTGGCCGTCTTGTGCAAGCTGCAGGTGTAGGAATTTCTATGCCGTTACTACAAAACATTATGTATACTATTTTTCCACCTGAACGGCGTGGTGCTGCAATGGGAATGGTGGGTATTGTTATTGCATTAGCTCCTGCTTTAGGCCCCACACTTTCTGGTTGGGTGATTGATCATTATTCATGGCGTCAATTATTTGGCATTGTGATCCCTATCGTGGTTCTAGTCCTAATCATGTCTTTTTTCTTAATGCGTAGTGTCATTCCATTGTCTAACCCTAAAATTGACCTTTTATCAGTGGTATTATCTACTATTGGATTTGGTTCTTTGCTATATGGCTTCTCTAGTGTTGGAAATAACGGCTGGGGAAGTTTTGAAGTGATTGGATTTATTGGCCTTGGAGCGATTGTTCTGGTCTTTTTTGTTTGGCGTCAACTGCATATTGAAAATCCGCTATTGGAATTGCGCGTGTTTAAATCATCCACCTTTACTTTAGCTGCTATTCTTGCTGGTGTAACAAATATGGCAATGATCGGTGTTTCAATGGTGGTTCCAATGTATATTCAAAATATTCATGGAGAATCCGCCTTGCAATCTGGCTTAATGCTACTTCCTGGGGCACTCGTTGTGGGTGTCATGAACCCAATCACTGGCTCAATTTTTGATAAATACGGCGCGAAACGTTTAGCGATTATTGGGATGTTTCTTTTAACTTGTTCAACAGCGCCCTTTGCCTTTTTGACGGAAAATACGCCCGCGGCTTACATTATCATTTTGTATGTCGTACGGATGTTTGGAATCTCAATGGTAATGATGCCAGTCACAACTTCAGGGATGAATTCATTACCAGCTAAATTAATTAGTCACGGGACTGCCGTCAATAATACTTTCCGACAAGTAGCTAGTTCGATCGGAACGGCAATCTTAATCAGTGTGTTGACAAACGTTACCAATAATAATTTGCCAAAGGAAAGCATGCTGGAAAAAACACCATTAGCTTATGGTCAGCAAGCTTTAGGTGCTACCTTGTCAGGATATCGAGCAGCCTTTTTAGTAGCAATCCTGTTTTGTATTGTTGGTTTTGGGTTGACGTTCTTCATTAAGGGATCGTCCAAAAGTAAGGAGGCACACGTA
- a CDS encoding MerR family transcriptional regulator has product MVNSLKDLLVSDDLLVGISELSKMSGTSPRQLRYWEEKGMITSVAKDAETAAPRNYRLLTVIKVELIQGFLDEGFTLQKADEKAEKYLKKVAHIRKIFAKTIRDVEVINDRYTVFTIGDFEPNGELLAIIYDDMDEKLTYQVFDTQATIDYQQLIQKN; this is encoded by the coding sequence ATGGTAAATTCCTTAAAAGACTTATTAGTCAGTGATGATTTATTAGTTGGAATTAGTGAATTAAGTAAAATGAGCGGAACTTCTCCTAGACAATTACGTTATTGGGAAGAAAAAGGAATGATCACCTCCGTTGCTAAGGATGCTGAAACTGCAGCACCCCGCAATTATCGTTTATTGACTGTGATAAAGGTAGAACTAATTCAAGGTTTTTTAGATGAAGGTTTCACTTTGCAAAAAGCCGATGAAAAAGCAGAGAAGTATCTCAAAAAAGTAGCGCATATTAGAAAAATTTTCGCTAAAACGATCCGAGATGTAGAAGTTATCAATGACCGCTACACTGTTTTTACTATTGGAGACTTTGAACCAAACGGTGAACTGCTAGCTATTATTTATGATGATATGGATGAAAAACTTACGTATCAAGTTTTTGATACACAAGCAACGATTGATTACCAACAACTTATTCAAAAAAATTAA
- a CDS encoding NAD(P)/FAD-dependent oxidoreductase translates to MKEVAILGAGYAGLRTLRELQKQSDLHITLVDRNDYHYEATDLHEVASGNQPKEKIIYPIKDVVNSKTTTFIQDEVKKIDPDQQVVDLKNNQPLHYDYLVVALGFETETFGISGATENALEMVDVQTAEKVYAHIQAMMKKYKESQDKKYLRLVVCGAGFTGIELVGALHEGKERYAKIAGVDPAEIEIYCIEAMSSILPMFNDKLTQYCLDYLNKWGVHLLTSSPIKAIKPEKVVYGTDDWEEELEAGTVIWTTGVSGSHVVGDSGFSEKRGRVMVSDDLTDPDHDNIYIIGDVSAVMDKESNRPYPTTGQISLQMGDHAAKNIQHQIKGESTEPFTFKSLGSVASIGNTHAFGYVGSTAVQGYPASFMKKMIMNRSLLKTGGLKEVMAKGRFDLYH, encoded by the coding sequence ATGAAGGAAGTCGCGATTTTAGGCGCAGGATATGCAGGATTGAGAACTTTACGGGAGCTACAAAAGCAAAGTGACCTGCATATTACTTTAGTTGATCGCAACGACTATCACTATGAGGCAACAGATTTACATGAAGTTGCTTCTGGGAATCAACCGAAAGAAAAAATCATCTATCCTATTAAGGATGTAGTGAATTCGAAAACGACAACATTTATCCAAGATGAAGTGAAAAAAATTGATCCTGACCAACAAGTGGTTGATTTAAAAAATAATCAACCATTACATTATGATTATTTAGTGGTTGCTTTAGGTTTTGAAACAGAAACCTTTGGTATTTCTGGGGCAACAGAAAATGCTTTGGAAATGGTAGATGTTCAAACTGCTGAAAAAGTTTACGCGCATATTCAAGCGATGATGAAAAAATATAAAGAAAGCCAAGACAAGAAATATTTACGATTAGTCGTTTGCGGTGCTGGTTTTACGGGAATCGAATTGGTTGGCGCCTTACATGAAGGCAAAGAGCGATACGCTAAAATAGCTGGTGTTGATCCAGCAGAAATCGAAATCTACTGCATCGAAGCAATGTCAAGCATTCTTCCAATGTTTAATGATAAGTTGACACAATATTGTCTGGACTACTTAAATAAATGGGGCGTTCATTTATTGACTTCTAGCCCGATAAAAGCAATTAAACCAGAAAAAGTGGTTTACGGCACGGATGACTGGGAAGAAGAACTTGAAGCAGGTACAGTTATTTGGACGACTGGCGTCAGTGGCAGTCATGTTGTTGGAGATTCTGGCTTTAGTGAAAAACGAGGACGAGTAATGGTAAGTGATGATTTAACTGATCCGGACCATGATAACATCTATATCATTGGCGATGTTTCCGCTGTGATGGATAAAGAAAGTAACCGCCCTTATCCGACGACTGGACAAATTTCCTTACAAATGGGAGATCACGCGGCTAAAAATATTCAACATCAAATCAAAGGCGAATCGACTGAACCGTTTACATTCAAGTCACTAGGGTCGGTCGCTTCAATTGGCAACACACATGCTTTTGGCTATGTGGGAAGTACGGCAGTCCAAGGCTACCCAGCTTCATTTATGAAAAAAATGATTATGAACCGTTCCTTATTAAAAACAGGTGGTTTGAAAGAAGTTATGGCAAAAGGTCGTTTTGACTTGTATCATTAA
- a CDS encoding prenyltransferase — translation MSVAVFLELVEMKAKTASVLPFLIGLCYSWYHYGTIHVGYVAIYFVAMFIFNMAVDILDNYNDYRHAREGHDYKEKTNIIGRENLSLRLVFWLMVTMITVSALIGIALASVVGWPLLWMGLFCYLVGIFYSSGPRPLSSLPVGEISSGITMGFMISLICVYINTFEAFQWSFSAILGIVVIALPNTMWIANLMLANNTCDKEEDEKNGRYTLVHYIGKTNALRLFVGMNGIAFVAILASFLLGLAPWTVLLSFLALPFVYGQVKLFLQEQVKSKTFRCAVKILAVGSIVQFITYAIGIFIS, via the coding sequence ATGTCAGTAGCTGTTTTTTTAGAATTGGTAGAAATGAAGGCGAAAACAGCAAGTGTTCTCCCGTTTCTAATCGGACTTTGTTATAGTTGGTATCATTATGGCACAATTCATGTCGGTTATGTAGCCATTTATTTTGTAGCCATGTTTATTTTTAATATGGCAGTAGATATTTTAGATAACTATAATGATTATCGTCATGCTAGAGAAGGGCATGATTATAAGGAAAAAACCAATATTATCGGACGCGAGAACTTATCGCTGCGTTTGGTGTTTTGGTTGATGGTTACAATGATTACCGTATCTGCACTTATTGGGATTGCTTTAGCTTCGGTGGTCGGTTGGCCACTTTTGTGGATGGGGTTATTTTGTTATCTAGTGGGTATTTTTTATTCGTCGGGGCCACGGCCGTTATCAAGCTTACCCGTAGGCGAAATCTCTTCCGGCATTACCATGGGCTTTATGATTTCATTAATTTGTGTGTATATCAATACTTTTGAAGCATTTCAATGGAGTTTTTCGGCGATTTTAGGTATTGTAGTTATTGCATTGCCAAATACGATGTGGATCGCTAACTTAATGCTAGCCAATAATACTTGTGATAAAGAAGAAGATGAAAAAAATGGGCGCTATACTTTAGTTCATTACATAGGGAAAACCAATGCACTACGCCTATTTGTGGGAATGAACGGAATTGCTTTTGTAGCAATTTTAGCTTCATTTCTTTTAGGTCTAGCTCCTTGGACTGTGCTGTTATCATTTTTAGCCCTACCATTTGTTTATGGCCAAGTAAAACTTTTTTTACAAGAGCAAGTTAAAAGTAAGACATTTCGTTGCGCGGTTAAGATTCTTGCAGTAGGATCAATTGTACAATTCATTACCTATGCTATAGGAATATTTATATCATAA
- a CDS encoding polyprenyl synthetase family protein: MLSYWNDYPTIQSKLQTVCSLIEEQLCVRNKDIQETLIEFARSGGKYLRPAYFLLFSELGDPAKKDQKQLIQIAASIEILHMATLIHDDIIDDSPLRRGTVTVQSKYGKDIAVYAGDLLFTQFFDLLTQAMNGSSYLGINAASMKRLLLGELDQMHTRFNKQETIEDYLRSINGKTAELFWLACIQGAHFGKSAEKIETLAGQIGRNIGIAFQVYDDILDYTADQYILQKPILEDLAQGVYTLPLILAKEKNPEVFAPYLAKESELSLEEAQKVAELVVTYGGVQKAKDFAQRYTEQALQGITKLPEGQAKEEIKQLTKQLLQRTF, translated from the coding sequence ATGCTATCTTACTGGAACGATTATCCCACTATTCAAAGTAAACTCCAAACCGTTTGCTCATTAATTGAAGAACAATTATGTGTGCGAAATAAAGATATTCAAGAAACACTCATTGAATTTGCCAGATCAGGCGGCAAATACTTACGCCCAGCGTATTTTCTCCTATTTTCTGAGTTAGGGGATCCAGCCAAAAAAGATCAAAAACAACTGATACAGATTGCTGCCTCAATTGAAATCTTACATATGGCTACCTTAATTCATGACGATATTATTGATGACTCGCCACTGCGTCGTGGCACTGTCACGGTACAATCAAAATATGGAAAAGACATTGCCGTATACGCTGGCGATTTGTTATTTACTCAGTTTTTTGATTTACTCACACAAGCCATGAATGGCTCTTCTTATTTAGGAATTAACGCAGCTTCCATGAAACGTCTTTTACTAGGCGAATTAGATCAAATGCATACCCGCTTTAATAAGCAAGAAACTATTGAAGATTATTTACGCAGCATTAATGGGAAAACTGCTGAATTATTTTGGCTAGCTTGTATACAAGGCGCCCATTTTGGTAAGTCAGCTGAAAAAATTGAAACTTTAGCGGGCCAAATTGGACGCAACATTGGGATTGCGTTTCAAGTCTATGATGATATCTTAGATTACACTGCTGATCAATATATTTTACAAAAACCCATTTTGGAAGACTTAGCACAAGGAGTTTATACTTTACCACTGATTTTGGCAAAAGAAAAAAACCCGGAAGTGTTTGCCCCTTACTTGGCTAAGGAAAGTGAGCTTTCTTTAGAAGAAGCACAGAAAGTAGCAGAATTAGTTGTTACTTATGGGGGAGTACAAAAAGCGAAAGATTTTGCCCAGCGTTACACTGAACAAGCTCTACAAGGCATCACCAAATTACCTGAAGGACAAGCCAAAGAAGAAATCAAGCAATTGACTAAACAATTGTTACAACGAACGTTCTAA
- a CDS encoding transglutaminase-like domain-containing protein, whose protein sequence is MKPYELNDISYLSIPLPDDITRAKENGNFTLAEELIREKLNFAKTSQTLKQRLEGELAVLSALGEDQFPFDEQQAQKMLEEAFEKVEPDEIQELVRTNNVEWTYKKGQKYFHRRFIENLVKTRHDYYERYRYEEENSIDNERQTELDDNIIEMKKNGQRKAKITLKQSIAPSVTITDQEGPFLAHLPLPRTNGHVNKQEVFATTGPVLDIANPTACQRTIAFQTDNINDLFFEVKHEYEIKANYHDLFDVMENQKDFPKKLSDEEKKQFQNELAEKSPHILFTDFLDKLLAEMTTKEMNLLEKAYKIYEFVTTKVNYSYMREYFTIPNISEYCAVNQKGDCGVQAILFITLCRMAGIPAKWESGLYISEYTQGPHDWAKFYLPTIGWVYADASFGGSAYRGHNTERWKYYFGNLDVFRMPANDDIQADFTVAKKQLRADPIDNQRGEFESNQRSFRFNELDWNVTLIGFEFL, encoded by the coding sequence TTGAAACCTTATGAATTGAATGATATCAGTTATCTTTCCATCCCTTTACCAGATGATATAACACGAGCTAAAGAGAATGGAAATTTTACTTTGGCCGAAGAATTAATTCGCGAAAAGCTTAACTTTGCTAAAACTAGTCAAACATTAAAGCAACGTTTAGAAGGGGAGCTGGCTGTCTTATCTGCCTTAGGCGAAGATCAATTCCCTTTTGACGAACAACAGGCACAAAAGATGTTGGAAGAAGCGTTCGAAAAGGTAGAACCAGATGAAATACAAGAACTCGTTCGCACTAATAACGTCGAATGGACCTACAAAAAAGGGCAAAAGTATTTCCATCGCCGTTTTATTGAAAATTTAGTCAAAACGCGACATGACTATTATGAACGTTATCGTTATGAAGAAGAAAACTCGATTGATAACGAGCGACAAACAGAGCTTGATGACAACATCATAGAAATGAAAAAAAATGGACAACGCAAAGCAAAAATTACCTTAAAACAGTCCATTGCTCCAAGTGTCACTATAACTGATCAAGAAGGCCCATTCCTTGCTCACTTGCCATTGCCTAGAACAAATGGACATGTGAATAAGCAAGAGGTGTTCGCTACCACAGGTCCTGTGTTAGACATTGCCAACCCTACCGCTTGTCAACGCACAATTGCTTTTCAAACAGATAATATTAATGACCTGTTTTTTGAAGTAAAACACGAATATGAAATAAAAGCGAACTATCATGACCTATTTGACGTTATGGAAAATCAAAAAGACTTTCCTAAAAAGCTTTCAGATGAAGAAAAAAAACAATTTCAAAATGAATTGGCAGAAAAAAGCCCTCATATTTTATTTACCGATTTCTTAGATAAATTACTAGCAGAAATGACGACAAAAGAAATGAATTTACTAGAAAAAGCGTATAAAATTTATGAGTTTGTCACTACGAAAGTAAATTATTCTTATATGAGAGAATATTTCACTATTCCTAATATCAGCGAATATTGCGCAGTTAATCAAAAAGGAGACTGTGGTGTGCAAGCGATTTTATTTATTACTTTGTGTCGTATGGCGGGAATTCCAGCAAAATGGGAATCAGGTCTGTATATATCAGAATACACTCAAGGTCCACATGACTGGGCAAAATTCTATTTACCAACCATTGGCTGGGTTTATGCAGATGCCTCATTTGGCGGTAGCGCTTATCGTGGTCACAACACTGAACGATGGAAATATTACTTTGGCAATCTTGATGTATTCCGAATGCCCGCCAACGATGATATTCAAGCTGATTTCACCGTCGCAAAAAAACAATTACGAGCTGATCCGATTGATAACCAACGAGGCGAATTTGAATCAAATCAACGTAGTTTTCGTTTTAATGAGTTGGATTGGAATGTCACTTTAATAGGGTTTGAGTTTTTATAA
- a CDS encoding peptide ABC transporter substrate-binding protein, whose protein sequence is MKKKIMLVCVSFIMGISLVGCTTGQNTEDSGNSDNGNNEQAVTLMEANEVASMNTLVTQDTASINAQVHVFEGLYSIDQENEVVPAVATDMPEISEDGKTYTIQLRDDANWSNGDPVTADDFVYAWRRLASPENEANYMFLLDGTIENGSEIINDGMDPEELGVKAVNDKELEIQLEKPVPYFTSLMTFPPFFPQNEEFVEEQGKEYGNDSEKILSNGAFTMENWDQSSMEWDLTKNPEYYDADKVKLEDVHVDVIKEAVTAFNLFQSGELDQAEIFGEYVKQNEDNPNLQKVPDSKVFYFKMNQKSNDEDTIFANSDVRKAVAYAIDKESIVENVLADGSSASYGYIPEGFVKNPETDADFREDAGDLMETNEKKAKEHWEKAKEEIGDEITIELLTSDEDDEKKVAETVQYQLQEALPGLKLEVKSVPLNNSIELTRNSEYELAIGRWGPDYQDPMTYLESLRSPNNTNYESDTYDDLLDQISNDYGNDPEKRWQAMIEAEKTLVEDDTAIVPLYQQTRSLLVRDNLQGIYYPSFGASTIFKYATSD, encoded by the coding sequence ATGAAAAAGAAAATAATGTTGGTTTGTGTTAGTTTTATAATGGGTATCAGTCTCGTTGGTTGTACGACTGGTCAAAATACCGAAGACTCTGGCAATTCAGATAATGGTAATAATGAACAAGCAGTCACTTTAATGGAAGCCAATGAAGTTGCCTCTATGAACACGTTAGTCACACAAGATACTGCAAGTATCAACGCGCAAGTTCATGTCTTTGAAGGTTTATATAGTATCGATCAGGAGAATGAAGTTGTGCCAGCTGTGGCAACAGATATGCCAGAGATTTCTGAAGATGGCAAAACGTATACCATTCAATTACGCGATGATGCAAATTGGAGCAATGGGGATCCAGTTACCGCAGATGATTTTGTTTATGCCTGGCGTAGGCTAGCGAGTCCGGAAAATGAAGCGAACTATATGTTTTTACTTGATGGAACAATTGAAAACGGCTCTGAAATCATCAATGACGGTATGGATCCAGAAGAATTAGGAGTCAAAGCGGTCAATGATAAAGAACTAGAAATCCAATTGGAAAAACCGGTTCCTTATTTCACATCACTCATGACTTTCCCACCATTTTTCCCACAAAATGAAGAATTTGTGGAAGAACAAGGAAAAGAATATGGGAACGATAGTGAAAAAATTCTATCAAATGGTGCTTTTACTATGGAAAATTGGGATCAGTCCTCCATGGAGTGGGATCTAACAAAAAATCCGGAATACTATGATGCTGATAAAGTAAAATTAGAGGACGTTCACGTAGATGTCATCAAAGAAGCGGTGACCGCGTTTAATTTATTCCAAAGCGGCGAATTAGATCAAGCGGAAATCTTCGGTGAATACGTCAAACAAAACGAAGATAATCCGAATCTGCAAAAAGTTCCAGATTCAAAAGTGTTCTACTTTAAAATGAATCAAAAATCAAATGATGAAGACACTATCTTTGCTAATAGCGACGTTCGTAAAGCTGTAGCTTATGCCATCGACAAAGAAAGCATAGTGGAAAATGTATTGGCAGATGGCTCGTCTGCAAGTTATGGTTACATTCCAGAAGGTTTCGTCAAAAATCCCGAAACTGATGCAGATTTCCGTGAAGATGCTGGAGATCTAATGGAAACTAACGAGAAAAAAGCCAAAGAGCATTGGGAAAAAGCCAAGGAAGAAATCGGTGATGAAATTACCATTGAATTATTAACCTCTGATGAAGATGACGAGAAAAAGGTAGCAGAAACGGTACAATATCAATTACAAGAGGCCCTCCCTGGGTTAAAACTTGAAGTCAAATCAGTGCCTTTAAATAATTCAATCGAATTAACGCGTAACAGTGAATATGAACTTGCAATCGGACGTTGGGGACCGGATTATCAAGATCCAATGACTTATTTGGAATCTCTACGTTCGCCTAACAATACCAATTATGAAAGTGATACGTACGATGATCTATTGGACCAAATTTCCAATGACTACGGCAATGATCCAGAAAAACGTTGGCAAGCAATGATCGAAGCAGAAAAAACGTTGGTTGAAGATGATACTGCGATTGTTCCGTTGTATCAACAAACACGTTCGTTGTTAGTCAGAGACAACTTACAGGGGATCTACTATCCTAGTTTTGGCGCTTCTACCATTTTCAAATACGCTACTTCTGACTAA
- a CDS encoding NusG domain II-containing protein, with protein sequence MKIGDVIIIGILVIASFLPVVIFYFQQDQGQADETMEKYAVIRIDGEEVDRFSLDEDNSVKKTYYPAEGQYNIVEVEDGRARVKQDNSPDQIAVRTGWISEPGETSICLPHKLVIEIYQEGAEDTYIY encoded by the coding sequence ATGAAAATAGGAGATGTGATCATTATTGGTATTTTAGTGATCGCATCTTTTCTTCCTGTTGTTATTTTTTATTTTCAGCAAGACCAAGGTCAAGCAGACGAAACAATGGAAAAATACGCTGTGATTCGTATTGATGGCGAAGAAGTTGATCGTTTTTCGCTGGATGAGGATAACTCGGTTAAAAAAACCTATTATCCAGCAGAAGGTCAGTATAATATTGTTGAAGTTGAAGACGGACGAGCGCGGGTAAAACAGGATAATAGTCCGGATCAAATTGCGGTTAGAACAGGCTGGATTTCTGAGCCTGGCGAAACAAGTATTTGTCTTCCACACAAGCTAGTTATAGAGATTTATCAAGAAGGCGCTGAAGACACGTATATTTACTAA